The following nucleotide sequence is from Psychroserpens sp. Hel_I_66.
AATACTTCATCAAAACAAGTACTGTTTGTCCAGTTTAATTCTACTTCTTGAGAATTTGGAGTAGCAGTTAAATCTTGAACTTCAGCAGGTGTAGTCGTACAGGGAAATGTGCCCACTACCAGTACGTTGTCAAAAGCATGAAGATCATTATCTGCACTACTATTAATTCTTACTCTAATTTGCAAATTATTTCCCGTAAGTCCAACTTGACTAACTGTCAAATTAAAATTACCATTTAGATTGCCATTGGTTGAAGCAGTCGTCCATGTGCCACCGTTTACTCTATATTGAGTAACAAAGGTATCACCAGTTTCATTGCCTTCAGCAATAGCATCAAGTGAAAAAGTGACATTTGTATATCCAGATATTGGAATTGATGGTGAAATCCAAAAGGCATTACCATCGGTATCTTTAGATTGAAATATTTCGTTTAGGACTAAAAAATAATCTGCGTTGCCTCCAAAGAAACTATCACTAAAATTGGCAGCAGATACATCAACTGTCCAGTCCACTCCTGAAAGATCTGTTGTGCTACCAAAAAAACCTCCTATGACACCTTTTCCATTTTGTCCCGTAAAAGTTTCAGAGTATAATGTTGTTTGGCTTAGTACTGAGCCAATGGTTATAAGTGTTAATAACACTGTAAAGTATAGTTTTTTCATATGGTAGTAGGTTTAGGTTATCAAAATCACTTTTTTTATTTAATGCTTTTAAAAAAAAATAAAATAAGGTTGCAAAGCTAAAAATTTATTTATTACATAGAAATATTGAGATTTTATTACAACTAATATTAAGGTGTTTCGTCGAAAAGTAATGAAATCCAACACTTTAAAAATTAGATGCTCTTATAATACTAACGAAATATTCGTGTATTTGGTTTTATAATGTAGAGCTTAAAACCAATAATCTTAAATCAAATTCTAGCTCATTAGAATAAATAAAATTGTCATTAGACTTACTTATGTTCATTATATAAACAAAAAAACGCACTATAGAAATAGTGCGTTTTCAAATTTATTTTAAAACGTAATTTAGTTGATAATCACTTTTTGAGATTTTTGTTGTGAACCATTATTAAGTTTCACAATATAAACTCCAGTTGTAAATTCTGAAATATCAACTTCATTAGAATTGCTTCTGGTATCTAATTTAGATTTTAAGATCATTCGACCTTGAATGTCATAAATTTCCAACGTGGTATTTTGATCAAGTAAACCTTTTATAAATAAAGATTTAGGAGACTTTGTTGTGTATATTTGAACTGTTTCGAAAGTTGCTTCTTGAGTTGATAACGCTTCCGAAGAAAATCTTAAAAAGAATCGTCCTGTTCCTGATAGATTAGTACTTGGTGTAATTACAAAATCTGATGTGTTTAACAATGTAAACGTATTGTCAACGGTATCTTCTAAATACACATCTACGTTATCTGGTACATCATTCTCTAAAATGCTAATTGTTAATTGCTCTCCTTGATTGGCATTAACACCTAAAGGAATAATAACATTATTAACAGCATCATATTGTACAGATTGCACTCCTAGATCCATACCAGAGTTGTTTTCTACTAAATGAGAATAAATGGCAAATGCAGGTGCTTGACCTCCAACTAAACCAGAATCGTATCCTGGATCCATACCTAAAGTGGCATTGTCATTAAAATAAACATCTGTTTTGTAAAGTGCATTCTCTCGAGAAAGTTGCAATTTAAGGTGAGCAAGATTGTCTAGTGCATTACGCCCAACAATAAAATCGTCTGTTGTACCTGTAGTTCTAGAATTTGCGTCAAAAGTAATTGTACCGCCTCCAGCTTTGGAAGCTAAAAGGAAACCTTGTCCTGGAGCAATCTTTGCAGTTGGGTTGGCATCTGAATAGGCTTGATTCCAAATCGTAAACCCATCTAAAGCTGCACCATCATATCCATAAACTCCTGAATTGAAAATACTAAATTCACTATTATTATCTGCCAAGAAATCTGAAAGTCTTATATATGAAGAAAAAGGATTTCCTACTAAATTAAAAATACTAGCACTACCAACCGTAATAGGAGTTGTGATTGTTGAGGTTAAAACATCACCTGTAAACTCAAATGTTGATCCCGTTGGTGTGTCTGAAGCTGTTCTATACCCAATACCAAAATTAAGAACTGAGGCATCATTTGCAGGTGTATAATTAATATACTCATTTGTACTATTGTCAAACGGACCAAAAAGAAAAGATGGTACGCCTTCAATAGTTCCCGATGGTATATCTGGATTAGCGTTTCTAAATGCTAAAAACGTTTGATTAGAATCTGTAACAGGCGCAGAAATTAAATCATTGGCACCGGTAGATGATCCTGAGTCTGCAAATTGGTTGACATGACGATTGTACGTCACTTTACCTTGCACATTATCTGAAATTAAAGACGAATAACTAGTAGACACTGAATTCATCTCAATTAAACCATTATTTATAATACTAGAATTGGCTACTAACGATTGTCCGGAGGAAATAGATGTTGCACCAATTGAGTTGACATAAAAATTATTTGCCTGGATGTTTGAACCAATAATATAGGTGCCATCATAAATGTAAACATTTTCAGATCCCGTTGAATTAGACGGTTGGTTAGGGGACCAGCCATTATTCGCATATAGTAAACCGTCAAAAACACTTACCAATTTAAAATTATCAAAACCAGAGTACTCATTTAAGCCATTATTTCTAACATCAATTTCTAAACCAACCGTATTTACACCATCTGGAATTTCAAAACGAACAGTACCTTGACCATCTGTTGCAGGAAAATTTCCGTCCAATAAAAATACATTAGGTTGTGCAACACCGTCATAAATAATTCTGTAACGTACATCATCACTATTAGTATTAAATCCAATAACTTGCCAATCAAAGCTCAAAATTATGTTTTCATAAGTACTAACATCAATAGTTGAAAATGTTAATGTTGCAAATCCTGTTGTGCCATTATCACCTTCGTCATTTAAATCATTTTCTCCAAAAATATTGTTTGAGAATGAGCTGTAATCCAATGGAGAAGCGTTTGCGATGTCAATTACGTCGTAATATCCATCAATTCCCCATCCATTATCAAATGTAGGTATATTTGTTGTATAGGTCCACTCTGGAGTGGATCCATCAAAATCTTGCAGAGCTACCGTAATTAAAGGTCCATTAATATCAAAAGCATTACTTGGTCCAGAAAAGAAACTACCTGAAAAGGCAAATAAACTTACTCCAGTAGCTTCCTGGCCAAAAACTATTGCATTTAATATGGCAACACCATTTACAGCACTATAAGTTTGATTTGGAGGATCTAATGGTCCAGAAGCAATAACATTAATTGTACCGTTATAATCGGTATCCAAATTTCCATTTACATCAACAGCAATTAACGTTGGGAAAGGGGTCATCGTCTCAAAAAGATTAGTATCTGTTGGTTGCGTTTCGAAGGCTAACGTTGTAGCTGTAACTTCAATTCTATTGTCATTTCCAGCAATTGAGGTTTGCGCTCCTCCAGCATCAACCGCATTAAATATAGATCCGCTAGCTCCATCGGCAACTGCAGATGTAATAGTGATTTGAAATTGATCATTATCAATTACTGCGGAATTAAATGTAGCATAAAGACTAAAAGTTTTTGAACTATTATCTGCTGCTGCAAGTCCGGTGATACCAGAAAAAGAAGTGTTCTCTGTAACAGTTGTTACTTCGGAAATGTTAGTTGACCCATCAAAAATGGCTAAAGCAGCCAAAGATGAACTATTTGAGATATTAAGATCTAAATTGGTTAAAATCGTAGAAAGAGCATCAGCGTCTGATAGTGTATTTCCACCATCTTGAATACTAAACTCGGCAACTTTTATAGCATTGCTAGTAGTGAGGCCAGAGGTTGCTGAGAAATTTGAATAGGAAATATTATCTGTAGGATCAAAAGCTGTAGACACGATATTTGAATCTGTGCTATTTGCAGATAAAGGAATTATGTTCCCAATAAGTCTCGCTCCAGGCTCTGCGATACCATAATCTGCCCATACAGCTCTAGGCTGTATACGAAGCCATCCAGCATTTGTGGTGGAGTTCCAAGCGTACAATCTAAATGTAATAGTTCCTGAAGCTACAGAGTTAATATTCAATCCGTCAATATTAATAGTTGTGTTTGTATTTGCAGCAAGTGTTGATACTTCATCTAATGGTATTCCCGCAGTTGTAAAACCATCTAAACTATATAATAATTGAATTTGGCTAGGACCATTTGCATTTCTTCTTAAACGAATATCAATTTCTGTAATTTGAATGTCATAACTAGCATTAGAAGTCACAGACCACTCAATGTAGTCACCTATTAATTCTGCTGAAGCTTGGTCTGTACCATCCCAGTTTCTGGTACTAAATGAAACTCCGTTACGTTGAATAACACCAGGTCCTCTAGAGAAACCTATCGATGATATAGAAGGGTCGTTACCCGTGGCAGTAGGTCCTGGACCATTTGCTCTGTCAATGGTAACAATTGTTTGTGCATTTAAAAAGCCACAAACAAGAATAGTAAAAATTACTAAGTAAATTTTTTTCATAATGATATAAGATAAATTAATTTCATAGGCCTAAATAATCAAATATCTGATTATTAAGATTTAGTGCAGGTATAACCAATCGTCAAAAGTAATAAAGGAATGTTTGATAAACAATTATTGACTGCTTTTTGTTACATACGATAAATATTTGAAAAAGTTTTTTATACCTAATAATTTTTTGATAGGTAAAAGAATTTAAAGTCAACTTTCAAAAATTGCTTATATACAAGGTATTCAAGATGACATCCTTAAAATTTTTGATCTTATATTTTAATTAACTTATAACCAAGGAGAGGTTTCAGAGTTGTGGGATGGTAATGCTAATGAGCACATTTTAGCAATAATTTCAAGACGGTGAACAATAAACTTTTTTAGTTTTACGATTATTGTATTTTTGCAGATAGGTTTTTTTTGGATAATTTTTATTGAATCCTTTTTCATCTATTCATAAAAAATTCAGAAAATATAGAAAGGTTATTTAGGAAATTGTAAACAATGAAAAGAAAGATTATTATTACTGGAGGCGCAGGTTTTATAGGTTCGCATGTAGTGCGTTTGCTGGTCAACAAATATCCAGACTATCAAATTCTAAATTTGGATAGCTTAACTTATGCAGGGAATCTTGCAAATCTTAGAGATATTGAAGAAAAAGAAAACTATACATTTATAAAAGGTGATATTACAGATGAAGCTTTTATAGAAAATTTGTTTCAAACTGAAAAACCAGATAGTGTTATTCATTTGGCTGCCGAATCCCATGTAGATAGATCTATAAAAGATCCTTTGGCATTTGCAAAGACCAACATATTGGGTACCATGATTTT
It contains:
- a CDS encoding T9SS type A sorting domain-containing protein, translated to MKKIYLVIFTILVCGFLNAQTIVTIDRANGPGPTATGNDPSISSIGFSRGPGVIQRNGVSFSTRNWDGTDQASAELIGDYIEWSVTSNASYDIQITEIDIRLRRNANGPSQIQLLYSLDGFTTAGIPLDEVSTLAANTNTTINIDGLNINSVASGTITFRLYAWNSTTNAGWLRIQPRAVWADYGIAEPGARLIGNIIPLSANSTDSNIVSTAFDPTDNISYSNFSATSGLTTSNAIKVAEFSIQDGGNTLSDADALSTILTNLDLNISNSSSLAALAIFDGSTNISEVTTVTENTSFSGITGLAAADNSSKTFSLYATFNSAVIDNDQFQITITSAVADGASGSIFNAVDAGGAQTSIAGNDNRIEVTATTLAFETQPTDTNLFETMTPFPTLIAVDVNGNLDTDYNGTINVIASGPLDPPNQTYSAVNGVAILNAIVFGQEATGVSLFAFSGSFFSGPSNAFDINGPLITVALQDFDGSTPEWTYTTNIPTFDNGWGIDGYYDVIDIANASPLDYSSFSNNIFGENDLNDEGDNGTTGFATLTFSTIDVSTYENIILSFDWQVIGFNTNSDDVRYRIIYDGVAQPNVFLLDGNFPATDGQGTVRFEIPDGVNTVGLEIDVRNNGLNEYSGFDNFKLVSVFDGLLYANNGWSPNQPSNSTGSENVYIYDGTYIIGSNIQANNFYVNSIGATSISSGQSLVANSSIINNGLIEMNSVSTSYSSLISDNVQGKVTYNRHVNQFADSGSSTGANDLISAPVTDSNQTFLAFRNANPDIPSGTIEGVPSFLFGPFDNSTNEYINYTPANDASVLNFGIGYRTASDTPTGSTFEFTGDVLTSTITTPITVGSASIFNLVGNPFSSYIRLSDFLADNNSEFSIFNSGVYGYDGAALDGFTIWNQAYSDANPTAKIAPGQGFLLASKAGGGTITFDANSRTTGTTDDFIVGRNALDNLAHLKLQLSRENALYKTDVYFNDNATLGMDPGYDSGLVGGQAPAFAIYSHLVENNSGMDLGVQSVQYDAVNNVIIPLGVNANQGEQLTISILENDVPDNVDVYLEDTVDNTFTLLNTSDFVITPSTNLSGTGRFFLRFSSEALSTQEATFETVQIYTTKSPKSLFIKGLLDQNTTLEIYDIQGRMILKSKLDTRSNSNEVDISEFTTGVYIVKLNNGSQQKSQKVIIN